A genomic segment from Nicotiana sylvestris chromosome 1, ASM39365v2, whole genome shotgun sequence encodes:
- the LOC104241158 gene encoding 3-hydroxyisobutyryl-CoA hydrolase 1-like, giving the protein MAPTSSINGGADQVLVEEISSVRTFILNRPKQLNALSHQMISRLLELFHASERDSNVKIIILKGNGRAFCAGGDVTAVVHNVRRGNWKLGADYFREEFTLNYVMATYSKPQVSILNGIVMGGGAGASVHGRFRVATEKSVFAMPETALGLFPDVGASYFYSRLPGFFGEYAGLTGARLDGAEMLACGLATHFVPSERLPLLEQALVKVNTSDPDVISTIISRFSHIPKLKEGSSYHKMKIIDRCFSRRTVEEIISALESEALNKNDDWVSSTIQSLKKASPTSLKISLRSIREGRLQGVGSCLIREYRMVCHVLMGEFSKDFFEGCRALLIDKDRNPKWEPSRLDLIRDDDVDCYFSKIDDEDWEDLKLPPRSNLPPYAIAKL; this is encoded by the exons ATGGCTCCAACCTCTTCCATCAATGGCGGAGCCGATCAG GTTTTGGTGGAGGAGATATCAAGTGTTAGAACATTCATATTAAATAGGCCTAAGCAGCTCAATGCTCTTTCTCATCAAATG ATATCTCGGCTGTTGGAACTTTTCCATGCTAGTGAAAGAGATTCTAATGTGAAGATTATAATATTGAAG GGAAATGGAAGGGCTTTCTGTGCTGGTGGTGATGTTACAGCTGTTGTTCATAATGTTCGCCGGG GTAACTGGAAACTGGGTGCTGATTATTTCCGCGAAGAGTTCACCCTTAACTATGTGATGGCAACATATAGCAAACCCCAG GTCTCCATCCTTAATGGAATTGTCATGGGAGGTGGAGCTGGTGCTTCTGTACATGGTAGATTTCGGGTTGCAACAGAGAAGTCG GTTTTTGCTATGCCTGAAACAGCTTTGGGACTCTTTCCTGATGTAGGTGCCTCTTACTTTTATTCGAGGCTTCCAGGATTCTTCG GGGAATATGCTGGTCTTACTGGTGCTAGGTTGGATGGTGCCGAAATGCTTGCTTGTGGTCTAGCAACTCACTTTGTACCTTCAGAG AGGTTGCCACTTTTAGAACAAGCACTAGTTAAAGTCAATACGAGTGATCCAGATGTTATTTCGACCATCATTAGTCGGTTCTCCCACATACCAAAGTTGAAAGAAGGAAGTTCTTACCACAA GATGAAGATCATTGATCGCTGTTTCTCTCGAAGAACAGTCGAAGAAATCATATCTGCTCTT GAAAGTGAGGCTTTGAACAAGAATGATGATTGGGTCTCTTCTACCATCCAATCGTTAAAGAAAGCATCCCCTACAAGTCTTAAAATCTCATTGAGATCA ATAAGAGAAGGGAGGTTGCAAGGTGTTGGTAGCTGCCTTATCCGAGAGTATAGGATGGTTTGTCATGTGTTGATGGGAGAATTTAGCAAGGATTTTTTCGAG GGATGCAGAGCTTTACTCATCGACAAGGATAGAAATCCTAAG TGGGAGCCGTCTAGACTGGACCTAATTAGAGATGATGATGTTGACTGTTACTTCTCCAAGATAGATGATGAAGATTGGGAAGACCTAAAGCTCCCTCCCAGATCAAACTTGCCTCCGTATGCCATTGCGAAGCTTTAA